From the genome of Miscanthus floridulus cultivar M001 chromosome 10, ASM1932011v1, whole genome shotgun sequence, one region includes:
- the LOC136489459 gene encoding uncharacterized protein: MEADDWLRAVEKQLNIAQCNDLDKVLYTSSQHQGVAQNWWDSFQYGRPNNAPAITWQEFKDNFRSYHILDGLVELKQEEFRSLKQGSMAVVEYRDKFAQLSRYAPNDVAEDKEKQCCFLKGLYDGLQLQLMSNTYPNFQSLVNHAIVIDDKRKEMEAKKRRLQGQASGSNTRPCAYPQ; this comes from the coding sequence atggaggcagatgattggttgcgtgctgtggagaagcaacttaacatagcacaatgcaatgatcttgacaAGGTGTTGTATACTTCTAGTCAACACCAGGGAGTAGCTCAgaattggtgggattctttccagtatggacgtcccaacaatgctcctgctatcacttggcaggaattcaaggacaatttccgatCTTATCATATCCTTGATGGActcgtggaattgaagcaggaggaattcaggtccctcaagcaaggatccatggcTGTtgtggagtatcgtgacaagtttgctcaactgtcacgctatgctccaaatgatgtagctgaggataaggagaagcaaTGCTGTTTCCTCAAAGGACTTTATGATGGCCTACAGCTtcagctgatgtccaacacctaccctaactttcagtctttggtgaaccacgctattgtgatcgacgataagcgcaaagagatggaagccaagaagaggaggcttcaagggcaagcttcagGAAGCAACACACGCCCTTGTGCATATCCCCAGTAG